A window of Eubacterium sp. 1001713B170207_170306_E7 contains these coding sequences:
- a CDS encoding uroporphyrinogen decarboxylase family protein, with protein sequence MKSVNEIYDEKVCRIQTTIRHEEPDTVPVMTLAESWVLGYAGHKITDVEEDPELELQCFKKMCQEIYCDMVYTSALTRDITIYNPMEGSPYFYSSDGVTVQHKEYVFMEADEYGKLAADPMKFVLNELYPRMYPALSKPYPENLEALKKAFAAYNRYLQKMMSSAVRLKEDLGMPTIVEGIAISPVDILMSYFRGLRNIQCDFRRNPQGIIEAADALIPLVIENIRHGRQSLESDSCFLIPTFLPTYMSAKQFEKIYWPSFKKMVDQIAALNGKMLIFMEGSWEHLYEFVNEIPKNTAITILEKADIFKAKDLIGKTVTLAGGMPLEQLRYRGRQECLDHAKKVVDYCAPGGGFIFTNDKTALAPNDVNIENLKAVNAFVHEYGKH encoded by the coding sequence ATGAAATCAGTCAACGAAATTTATGATGAAAAGGTCTGCCGCATTCAGACTACGATCCGGCATGAGGAGCCGGACACCGTGCCGGTTATGACATTGGCGGAAAGCTGGGTTCTTGGCTACGCAGGTCATAAAATAACGGATGTTGAGGAAGATCCGGAGCTCGAACTCCAGTGTTTTAAAAAAATGTGTCAGGAAATTTACTGCGATATGGTCTATACCTCTGCATTAACCAGAGACATCACAATTTATAATCCCATGGAGGGAAGTCCGTACTTCTATTCTTCCGATGGGGTAACAGTTCAGCATAAGGAGTATGTTTTCATGGAAGCAGACGAGTACGGAAAGCTGGCGGCTGATCCGATGAAATTCGTATTAAATGAACTGTATCCGAGAATGTATCCGGCGCTCAGCAAGCCCTACCCTGAAAACCTGGAGGCGTTGAAAAAGGCCTTTGCGGCCTATAACCGATATCTGCAGAAAATGATGAGCTCGGCTGTCCGCCTTAAGGAAGATCTGGGGATGCCGACCATTGTGGAGGGAATTGCCATTTCGCCTGTGGATATATTGATGTCTTATTTCAGAGGCCTCAGAAATATTCAGTGTGACTTCCGGCGCAATCCGCAAGGGATTATTGAGGCTGCGGACGCATTGATTCCGCTGGTCATTGAAAATATCAGGCATGGCCGTCAATCGCTGGAATCCGACAGCTGTTTTCTGATCCCGACATTTTTGCCGACTTATATGAGTGCGAAGCAGTTTGAAAAAATTTACTGGCCGTCTTTTAAAAAAATGGTGGATCAGATCGCGGCGCTGAACGGAAAAATGTTAATTTTTATGGAAGGAAGCTGGGAGCATCTCTATGAATTTGTCAATGAAATCCCTAAAAATACGGCGATTACCATCCTTGAGAAGGCAGATATCTTTAAAGCAAAAGATCTGATCGGAAAGACAGTGACGCTGGCCGGCGGCATGCCCCTGGAGCAGCTGCGTTACAGGGGCAGACAGGAATGCCTGGATCATGCGAAAAAGGTCGTGGACTACTGTGCTCCTGGCGGCGGCTTTATCTTTACAAATGATAAAACCGCTCTGGCTCCGAACGATGTTAACATCGAGAATCTGAAGGCAGTCAACGCCTTTGTGCACGAATACGGAAAGCATTAG
- a CDS encoding TetR/AcrR family transcriptional regulator encodes MATQKGRTSKMQIYEAAKKLFYEKGYLDTTIKEIADSADAKVGTVTYYYHKKEEFFYEIYQELIGNIYAFVDKYADTPLSTVQKFMFFFRVFYDVISNDPANEKMVYEFLDNKSLDYYFEEPLTTLVNEVIKTQHDITSQEELELFSIAYFGIQRQLMTYYLERKDRVRYETFLSVIFRSTGSFFGLSRKEINETVLDMERFIQKNDVTEVKFLV; translated from the coding sequence ATGGCAACGCAAAAGGGAAGAACGAGTAAAATGCAGATTTATGAGGCTGCGAAAAAGCTTTTCTACGAGAAGGGCTATCTGGATACGACCATCAAGGAGATTGCGGACAGCGCAGATGCGAAGGTTGGCACCGTGACATACTATTATCATAAAAAAGAAGAATTCTTTTATGAGATCTATCAGGAATTAATCGGGAATATCTATGCCTTTGTCGATAAATACGCAGATACACCGCTGAGTACGGTTCAGAAATTTATGTTTTTTTTCAGGGTTTTTTACGATGTTATTTCAAACGATCCGGCCAATGAAAAAATGGTGTACGAATTTTTGGATAACAAGTCCCTGGATTACTATTTTGAAGAGCCGCTGACAACACTTGTGAACGAAGTGATTAAAACACAGCATGACATTACAAGCCAAGAGGAGCTGGAGCTTTTTTCGATCGCTTATTTTGGCATACAGCGGCAGCTGATGACTTATTACTTGGAAAGAAAAGACCGCGTGCGCTATGAAACCTTTCTGTCCGTTATCTTCCGGTCTACCGGCTCATTTTTCGGATTGTCCAGAAAAGAGATCAATGAAACGGTTTTGGATATGGAGCGTTTTATACAGAAAAATGATGTGACAGAAGTAAAATTTTTGGTATAG
- a CDS encoding exonuclease SbcCD subunit D, translating into MKILHTSDWHVGRTLNEKSLLEDQEALLTQLVDWLDRERPDMLLVAGDIYDRSVPSKEALGLVDTVLSEIILNLKIPVLLIGGNHDGRERLAMNGGILEKQGLHIAGNYQPGQEPVRLSDEWGEVCFWTVPFIKPVEYRSLLKLEKTISYDEMYREITAEITARMDTAKRNVLVSHGLILGNAMDIETIDDSVRPIEIGGIEYACAEAFEAFDYVALGHLHRPQKVLWDKVRYSGSLLKYSFSEWNQKKSVTLVELGEKGSLKLEPVSFKPLRDLRVIHGKLEALTALTAYEAEGRQDYLKVILEDQERLVNPMDKLRRVYPNVLEMAYEKREKTEAQKSSRRIKERIQDPLKLFEDFYAFVNGEAMQPDEQAVITELLETTMEEEK; encoded by the coding sequence ATGAAAATACTACACACCTCAGACTGGCATGTTGGCCGGACACTCAATGAAAAAAGCCTGCTGGAAGATCAGGAGGCTCTGCTCACGCAGCTGGTGGACTGGCTTGATCGGGAGCGGCCGGACATGCTTCTGGTGGCTGGCGACATCTACGACCGGTCTGTCCCCTCCAAGGAAGCCCTTGGGCTGGTGGACACAGTGCTCTCGGAAATTATCCTGAATTTGAAAATTCCCGTGCTGCTCATCGGCGGTAACCACGACGGCCGTGAGCGGCTGGCCATGAACGGCGGTATTCTTGAAAAGCAGGGGCTCCACATTGCGGGCAATTATCAGCCGGGACAGGAGCCTGTGAGGCTCAGTGACGAATGGGGCGAGGTCTGCTTCTGGACAGTGCCCTTTATCAAGCCGGTGGAATACCGGAGCCTGCTCAAGCTTGAAAAAACCATAAGCTATGATGAGATGTACCGGGAGATCACCGCTGAGATTACAGCGCGGATGGACACGGCCAAGCGGAATGTGCTGGTTTCGCACGGCCTGATCTTAGGGAATGCAATGGATATCGAGACCATTGACGATTCGGTCAGGCCCATTGAGATCGGTGGTATTGAGTACGCCTGCGCCGAAGCCTTTGAAGCCTTTGACTACGTGGCCCTGGGACACCTGCACAGGCCGCAGAAGGTGCTGTGGGATAAGGTGCGCTATTCCGGTTCTCTGCTGAAATACTCCTTTTCGGAGTGGAACCAGAAAAAGTCTGTGACGTTGGTGGAGCTCGGGGAAAAGGGGTCGCTGAAGCTGGAGCCGGTCAGCTTTAAACCGCTGCGCGACCTGCGGGTCATCCACGGGAAGCTTGAAGCGCTCACCGCGCTCACCGCCTACGAGGCCGAGGGCCGGCAGGACTACCTGAAGGTGATTCTGGAGGATCAGGAACGGCTGGTAAATCCCATGGACAAGCTGCGCAGGGTTTACCCAAATGTGCTGGAGATGGCCTATGAAAAGCGGGAAAAAACTGAAGCGCAGAAGAGCAGCCGACGCATCAAGGAGCGGATACAGGACCCGCTGAAGCTGTTTGAGGATTTTTACGCCTTTGTCAACGGTGAGGCCATGCAGCCAGACGAGCAGGCTGTGATCACGGAGCTGCTGGAGACGACCATGGAGGAAGAAAAATGA
- a CDS encoding AAA family ATPase, with protein MKPIALYMHHFGPFTEEKIDFTKLDKELFLIAGPTGSGKTTIFDGLCYALYGEGSNTFRQSREMKSQFGDPLEMMWVDFTFELREKTYRIKRIPEQDRKKERGQGTARQKHEAVLYELAHGEEKLISASVAEVGEKVQEILGINANQFRQIVMLPQGEFSRLLKAREEERVELLKSIFRMDLYNNLKDKVASGLREIRGRHNDLSVEMDTERQHIKSSADSALAETLAQNDKTMDYVLDLTRKEIQTDTAKIAALAAQEKQTVQTLEQLRITLAAGEQINSRFEQLEAQRKRLKELEQERDVIREKEEALALSKKALSVKPYEEAWTRAYRQKERAEAELKGVRERLETCRKALEKSETEYEAVSAPAYSAVIEQLQEKLDIEKRLAESLRAYEEKHTGLQKRSGELAQLEEKGKRQQEDSESLKKLEHESYTLDKEIFELEKAFQRSGHELENLAGRQKRVEEALEIYRVIESREQRIADLRKEWKENQNHIKAQEAACQALAERQRQQTAAGLAAGLEEGQPCPVCGSVHHPQRAEAQEAVDEAVLSETTERLNTLKIKSGSLKNDGTLQRREIETRQAELLTRLAEIMAVTDNALPAKAEVSSLQKNLEERFEVLHAKCQNAEKQLKAKQKEKSGLEAVEKKLKVQLESYGALEEQLKEAREEAGLLRGQLSQMEQQIKVLAETLKFPPEMDNPGEFLNKIESFERNTRALIAEKKGYKDNIQANHQKLLQEEAVEAANYKSGSRTLEKAAEDEDKLNNDYSNALRSAGLTPEAYAGCHNMSGEAIQTMEAALEQYRFNLKSTAERVQELEDGLRDKTPVELTRYREDQQALEAQIEGCRREATILNEKNAQNRRQIGKIEGLAQELKEVERLQGIYTHLDQTIKGTLAGKPKISFERYILSAYLQDILESANVFLEKMSSGRYRLEVMGDFRQSGNRGLEIEVVDAYTGLRRSANTLSGGETFMAALSMALGLSDIVQSYAGGISLDTIFIDEGFATLDPEALDNAISCLLAIKNDGRTVGIISHVEELKDRIDTKIIVEKTETGSHIDISC; from the coding sequence ATGAAACCCATTGCCCTTTATATGCACCATTTTGGTCCTTTTACGGAGGAGAAAATTGACTTTACAAAACTGGACAAGGAGCTTTTTCTGATCGCCGGGCCCACCGGCAGCGGTAAGACCACCATTTTTGACGGGCTGTGCTATGCTCTGTACGGCGAGGGCAGCAATACCTTCCGCCAGTCACGGGAGATGAAAAGCCAGTTTGGCGACCCGCTGGAAATGATGTGGGTTGATTTTACCTTTGAATTGCGGGAAAAAACCTACCGGATCAAGCGCATCCCTGAGCAGGACAGAAAAAAAGAGCGCGGCCAGGGCACAGCCCGGCAGAAGCACGAAGCCGTACTGTACGAGCTGGCACACGGTGAGGAAAAGCTGATCTCTGCCTCGGTGGCTGAGGTGGGGGAAAAGGTCCAGGAGATCCTCGGCATCAACGCCAACCAGTTCCGCCAGATCGTCATGCTGCCCCAGGGTGAGTTCAGCCGCCTGCTAAAAGCCCGGGAAGAAGAACGGGTCGAGCTCTTAAAAAGTATTTTCCGCATGGATTTGTACAATAACCTCAAGGACAAGGTGGCTTCAGGCCTGCGTGAAATCCGCGGACGCCACAATGATCTGAGCGTTGAGATGGACACCGAACGCCAGCACATTAAAAGCAGTGCGGATTCCGCGCTGGCGGAAACCCTTGCCCAGAATGACAAAACCATGGATTACGTGCTGGATTTAACCCGGAAGGAAATCCAGACCGACACAGCCAAAATCGCCGCCCTGGCCGCGCAGGAAAAACAGACGGTCCAGACACTGGAACAGCTGCGCATTACTCTGGCTGCCGGCGAGCAGATCAACAGCCGGTTTGAGCAGCTGGAAGCTCAAAGAAAACGCCTGAAAGAGCTGGAGCAGGAGCGGGACGTGATCCGGGAAAAAGAGGAAGCTCTGGCCCTGTCGAAAAAAGCCCTGTCGGTCAAGCCCTATGAGGAAGCCTGGACCCGGGCTTACCGTCAGAAGGAAAGAGCCGAAGCCGAACTGAAAGGCGTTCGGGAACGGCTGGAGACCTGCCGAAAAGCCCTTGAAAAATCAGAGACAGAATACGAGGCGGTCAGCGCGCCTGCGTACAGCGCGGTGATCGAGCAGCTGCAGGAAAAGCTGGATATTGAAAAAAGGCTGGCGGAGAGCCTGCGCGCCTATGAGGAAAAGCATACGGGTCTGCAGAAACGAAGCGGCGAGCTGGCACAGCTTGAGGAAAAGGGAAAACGCCAGCAGGAGGACAGCGAGTCATTAAAAAAGCTGGAGCATGAGAGCTATACTCTGGATAAGGAAATTTTTGAGCTGGAAAAGGCCTTTCAGAGAAGCGGACACGAGCTGGAAAATTTGGCAGGCCGGCAGAAACGGGTGGAGGAAGCGCTGGAGATTTACCGCGTCATCGAAAGCCGGGAGCAGCGGATCGCCGACCTGAGAAAGGAATGGAAAGAGAATCAGAACCATATCAAGGCACAGGAGGCAGCCTGCCAGGCTCTTGCGGAAAGACAGCGGCAGCAAACCGCTGCGGGCCTGGCCGCAGGCCTTGAGGAGGGCCAGCCCTGCCCGGTGTGCGGCAGCGTCCATCATCCCCAGAGAGCCGAAGCCCAAGAAGCTGTCGATGAGGCGGTTCTGTCAGAGACAACCGAGCGGCTGAATACACTGAAGATAAAAAGCGGTTCCCTGAAAAATGATGGAACCCTGCAGCGCAGGGAAATCGAAACCCGACAGGCAGAGCTTCTGACCCGCCTTGCAGAGATCATGGCGGTCACGGACAATGCGCTGCCGGCTAAAGCGGAAGTGAGCAGCCTGCAAAAGAATTTGGAGGAGCGTTTTGAGGTTCTGCACGCAAAATGCCAGAATGCTGAAAAGCAGCTGAAGGCCAAACAAAAGGAGAAAAGCGGTCTGGAAGCAGTGGAAAAAAAGCTGAAAGTCCAGCTGGAAAGCTATGGAGCCCTGGAGGAGCAGCTGAAAGAAGCCCGGGAGGAAGCCGGCCTGCTGCGCGGGCAGCTCTCCCAGATGGAGCAGCAGATAAAAGTTTTGGCAGAGACGTTGAAATTTCCGCCTGAAATGGACAATCCGGGAGAGTTTCTAAATAAAATCGAAAGTTTTGAGCGTAATACCCGCGCGTTAATCGCAGAAAAGAAGGGGTATAAAGATAACATTCAGGCGAACCACCAGAAGCTATTGCAGGAGGAAGCCGTCGAGGCCGCCAATTACAAAAGCGGCAGCCGGACGCTCGAAAAGGCAGCGGAAGATGAGGACAAGCTGAACAATGACTACAGCAATGCCCTCCGCAGTGCCGGACTTACGCCGGAGGCCTACGCGGGCTGCCATAACATGAGCGGTGAAGCGATCCAGACCATGGAAGCCGCGCTGGAGCAGTACCGGTTTAACCTCAAAAGCACTGCCGAAAGGGTGCAGGAGCTCGAGGACGGGCTCCGGGATAAAACGCCCGTTGAGCTTACGCGTTACCGTGAAGACCAGCAGGCGCTGGAAGCGCAGATCGAAGGCTGCCGCCGTGAGGCGACTATCCTGAATGAAAAAAATGCCCAGAATCGTCGGCAGATCGGGAAAATTGAAGGGCTGGCACAGGAACTGAAGGAGGTGGAGCGTCTCCAGGGAATTTACACCCACCTGGACCAGACCATCAAGGGTACCCTGGCCGGAAAGCCCAAGATCAGCTTTGAACGGTATATCCTGTCCGCTTATCTTCAGGACATTCTGGAAAGCGCCAACGTTTTTCTGGAGAAAATGTCCTCAGGCCGTTACCGGCTGGAGGTCATGGGAGATTTCAGGCAATCCGGCAACCGCGGTCTGGAAATTGAGGTGGTGGACGCCTATACAGGGCTGCGCCGCAGTGCGAACACCCTGTCGGGCGGAGAAACCTTTATGGCGGCGCTGTCCATGGCCCTTGGGCTATCGGATATTGTCCAGTCCTACGCAGGCGGCATCTCCCTGGATACTATTTTTATCGACGAGGGCTTTGCCACACTGGACCCAGAGGCTCTTGATAATGCCATCAGCTGTCTGCTGGCCATCAAAAACGACGGCCGCACCGTGGGCATTATCTCTCACGTTGAGGAGCTGAAGGACCGTATCGATACCAAAATTATTGTGGAAAAAACCGAAACGGGAAGCCATATTGACATTTCCTGTTAA
- a CDS encoding flavodoxin family protein — translation MKITAIMGSHRNNGHTNKILNYFLEQIRENNELRLINVNKVHVEHCKGCDYCIPHQGECVIRDDDMTWIYEDFMDCDLLVIASPVYFTAFPSKLKTVIDRTQMIYNLEDHSHIPNKKIIFIGVGGAPAYGHQFKGMEYTLEWYLKNLNAVPMGFVEISHTDETPALENKKAVAELDALAQQIKNL, via the coding sequence ATGAAAATTACCGCAATTATGGGGAGCCATCGGAACAATGGCCATACCAATAAAATACTCAATTATTTTCTGGAGCAGATCCGGGAGAATAACGAGCTGCGCCTGATCAATGTCAACAAGGTGCACGTTGAGCACTGCAAGGGCTGTGACTACTGCATTCCCCATCAGGGCGAGTGCGTGATCAGGGATGATGACATGACGTGGATTTACGAGGACTTTATGGACTGTGACCTGCTGGTCATCGCCAGCCCCGTGTATTTTACCGCGTTTCCCTCCAAGCTTAAAACCGTCATCGACCGTACCCAGATGATCTATAATCTGGAGGACCATTCCCACATTCCGAACAAGAAAATTATTTTTATCGGAGTGGGCGGCGCCCCGGCCTACGGGCACCAGTTCAAGGGCATGGAGTACACGCTGGAGTGGTATTTGAAAAATCTGAATGCCGTACCCATGGGTTTTGTGGAGATTTCCCACACCGATGAAACACCGGCACTTGAAAATAAAAAAGCTGTCGCCGAGCTGGATGCGCTGGCACAGCAGATAAAAAATTTATAG
- the trxA gene encoding thioredoxin, translated as MANKVNSSEFKSEVLDHKGVVLVDFFATWCGPCKALTPIVDKLSEEMGGRVKIVKVDIDENSALATEYRVMSVPTMKLFKDGEVVETLVGLRPESELRDKLNYYSAE; from the coding sequence ATGGCAAATAAAGTAAATTCAAGCGAGTTTAAAAGTGAAGTTTTAGATCATAAGGGCGTTGTCCTGGTCGACTTTTTCGCGACCTGGTGTGGACCCTGCAAGGCTTTAACCCCCATTGTGGACAAGCTGTCCGAAGAAATGGGCGGCAGGGTAAAGATCGTCAAGGTCGATATCGACGAAAACAGCGCGCTGGCCACAGAATACCGTGTGATGAGCGTCCCGACCATGAAGCTGTTCAAGGACGGCGAGGTAGTGGAAACCCTGGTGGGCTTGAGACCAGAGTCCGAGCTCAGAGATAAACTGAATTATTATTCGGCAGAATAA
- a CDS encoding DUF5655 domain-containing protein, with protein sequence MSDIKLFCTEGKVEELISSEVILEKELQNLIEDNMETFFGVRFLKSEYIISNGRMDSIGIDENNCPVIFEYKRSSNENVINQGLFYLDWLLDHKADFKLLVMEKLGPKVVEQIDWSIPCVICIANDFTKFDAHAVNQMQRNIKLVRYKKYGKGLILFEHLNTPNIKLQSYVDSSIKKSYEQKTHDEKLLTVPQQLKNIYESICDYILSLGDDVVENHLKLYVAFKKVQNIVCVEIYQKQIILYLKLNPKDVELEEGFTRDMSSVGHYGTGDLQVIIKNEKDFEQSKKLIEKAYNIN encoded by the coding sequence ATGTCGGATATTAAACTGTTTTGTACAGAAGGCAAAGTCGAAGAACTCATATCATCTGAAGTCATTTTAGAAAAAGAGTTACAAAATCTAATTGAGGACAATATGGAAACGTTTTTTGGCGTAAGATTTTTAAAAAGTGAATATATTATTAGCAATGGCAGGATGGATAGTATTGGAATCGATGAGAATAATTGTCCTGTTATCTTTGAATATAAACGTAGCAGCAATGAAAATGTTATCAATCAAGGGCTTTTTTATTTAGATTGGCTACTGGATCATAAAGCGGATTTTAAATTACTGGTGATGGAAAAACTGGGGCCAAAGGTTGTGGAACAAATAGATTGGTCAATACCATGCGTTATTTGTATTGCGAATGATTTCACGAAGTTCGATGCTCATGCGGTTAATCAGATGCAAAGAAATATTAAACTAGTAAGGTATAAAAAGTATGGAAAAGGATTAATACTTTTTGAACATTTAAATACCCCTAATATAAAATTGCAAAGTTATGTAGATAGCAGTATCAAAAAAAGTTATGAACAGAAAACACATGATGAGAAATTGTTAACAGTGCCACAGCAGTTGAAAAATATTTATGAAAGTATATGTGATTATATTTTATCATTAGGTGATGATGTCGTAGAAAATCATCTGAAATTATACGTCGCTTTTAAAAAGGTACAAAATATTGTTTGTGTAGAGATATATCAAAAACAAATTATTCTTTACTTAAAATTGAACCCTAAAGATGTAGAATTAGAAGAAGGATTTACACGGGATATGAGTTCAGTGGGGCATTACGGAACTGGAGATTTGCAGGTGATTATAAAAAATGAAAAGGATTTTGAACAATCAAAGAAATTGATTGAGAAAGCATATAACATTAACTGA
- the nagA gene encoding N-acetylglucosamine-6-phosphate deacetylase codes for MIIRNARVYTPDGHFIKKDLHLDGAYIRRHTSDPVEIDANGLYAIPGLIDIHLHGCMGHDFCDAAACTLDTMAAYQACNGVTGFVPASMTLSEEKLSGIFQNAAHQTQETGAMLLGVNMEGPFLAETKKGAQNARYLIPPDIPMFRRLNAVSGGRIKLVTLAPELAGASEFITALKDETVLSLGHTEASYETAFNAFELGASHVTHLFNAMPPFNHREPGLIGAAFDHPGVTAELICDNVHVAPAIVRAAFKLFTAERIVLVSDSMRAAGLADGAYTLGGQAVQVCGNRAALADGTLAGSVTNLMDCLRNAVSFGIPLADAVRAAAVNPARVIGESDRLGSLEPGKLANVVLLDKKLNVVKVFVKGKCCKDK; via the coding sequence ATGATTATTCGCAACGCACGGGTTTACACCCCAGACGGCCATTTTATAAAAAAAGACCTCCACCTCGACGGCGCGTATATCCGCCGCCATACCTCTGACCCGGTGGAAATAGACGCCAACGGTCTCTACGCCATTCCCGGCCTTATCGACATTCATCTCCATGGCTGTATGGGCCATGACTTCTGTGACGCCGCCGCATGTACCCTCGATACCATGGCCGCTTATCAGGCCTGTAACGGCGTGACAGGCTTTGTCCCGGCCTCCATGACCCTTTCCGAGGAAAAGCTCTCCGGCATTTTCCAAAACGCCGCCCATCAGACGCAGGAGACCGGCGCCATGCTTTTGGGCGTCAATATGGAAGGGCCTTTTCTTGCCGAAACAAAGAAAGGCGCGCAAAACGCGCGCTATCTTATACCACCGGACATTCCGATGTTCCGCCGGCTGAACGCTGTTTCCGGCGGGCGTATCAAGCTGGTTACGCTGGCGCCCGAGCTCGCCGGAGCTTCTGAGTTCATCACAGCTCTGAAGGATGAAACGGTCCTGTCGCTCGGACACACTGAAGCCTCTTACGAAACCGCTTTTAACGCTTTTGAGCTGGGCGCCTCCCACGTGACTCATCTTTTTAACGCCATGCCGCCCTTTAATCACCGGGAGCCGGGGCTTATCGGCGCTGCCTTTGACCATCCCGGCGTCACGGCTGAGCTCATCTGCGACAATGTCCACGTCGCCCCGGCCATAGTCCGGGCCGCTTTTAAGCTCTTCACCGCCGAACGCATTGTGCTCGTCAGCGACAGCATGCGGGCTGCAGGGCTGGCCGACGGCGCGTATACCCTCGGGGGCCAGGCTGTTCAGGTCTGCGGAAACCGGGCAGCCCTTGCGGACGGTACTTTGGCCGGCTCAGTCACCAACCTTATGGACTGCCTGCGAAACGCTGTGTCCTTTGGCATTCCCCTGGCCGACGCGGTCCGGGCCGCAGCTGTCAATCCGGCGCGGGTCATCGGCGAGTCTGACCGTCTGGGCAGTCTGGAACCCGGTAAGCTCGCCAATGTGGTGCTACTGGATAAAAAACTGAATGTTGTGAAGGTTTTTGTGAAGGGAAAATGCTGTAAGGACAAATAA
- a CDS encoding ABC transporter substrate-binding protein: MNKLFKRVLVGVVSAAMVAGFTAGCSSNGGSSASDDGKVTVGVIQYATHPSLDNCYEGFKQGLEAGGFKEGDNLTIEFQNAQGDVANADMAAKNMVSKKYNLIAGIATPAAMSAYAATKGGDIPVVFTAVSDPVSAKIVQSMEKPGDNCTGTADVLPLEAQIKMIRSFLPDAKKIGILYTTSEPNSVSHLEKFKQIAPNYGFEVEAVGVTNASEVAAGAQTLVSKGVNCINNFTDNNVVDNLSTVLKAANDAKIPVFGSEEEQVKNGCLASQSIDYVALGKQTGEMAAKILKGEEKAADMAVQEVTESSPVYNKEVMETLGLTLPQDLSTATAVSK; encoded by the coding sequence ATGAATAAATTATTTAAAAGAGTATTGGTTGGTGTGGTAAGTGCAGCGATGGTAGCAGGCTTTACAGCAGGGTGCAGCAGCAACGGCGGCAGCAGTGCATCAGACGACGGCAAGGTCACCGTTGGGGTCATTCAGTACGCCACACACCCGTCTCTTGATAATTGCTACGAGGGCTTTAAGCAGGGCCTGGAAGCCGGCGGCTTTAAGGAAGGCGACAACCTGACCATCGAGTTCCAGAACGCACAGGGCGATGTCGCCAATGCCGATATGGCCGCGAAAAATATGGTATCTAAGAAGTATAACCTGATCGCCGGTATCGCCACACCGGCGGCGATGTCGGCCTATGCAGCCACAAAAGGCGGGGATATTCCTGTGGTCTTTACCGCCGTATCCGACCCGGTATCGGCTAAGATCGTCCAGTCCATGGAAAAACCTGGCGACAACTGCACTGGTACAGCTGACGTGCTGCCTCTGGAGGCTCAGATTAAGATGATCCGCTCCTTCCTGCCAGATGCCAAGAAAATCGGCATCCTGTACACCACCAGTGAGCCGAATTCCGTATCGCATCTGGAAAAATTCAAACAGATTGCCCCGAACTACGGCTTTGAGGTAGAGGCTGTGGGCGTGACCAACGCTTCAGAGGTTGCCGCAGGTGCGCAGACTCTGGTATCAAAGGGCGTTAACTGCATCAATAACTTTACCGACAACAATGTTGTGGATAATCTGAGCACCGTGTTAAAAGCCGCCAATGACGCGAAAATTCCAGTGTTTGGCTCAGAGGAAGAACAGGTCAAGAACGGCTGCCTGGCTTCACAGAGCATCGACTATGTCGCCCTTGGAAAACAGACCGGCGAAATGGCTGCAAAAATCTTAAAGGGTGAAGAAAAAGCCGCAGATATGGCCGTTCAGGAAGTGACAGAAAGCTCACCGGTTTATAATAAGGAAGTCATGGAAACCCTGGGCTTAACCCTGCCGCAGGATTTAAGCACAGCGACCGCTGTTTCCAAATAA